A genomic stretch from Helianthus annuus cultivar XRQ/B chromosome 1, HanXRQr2.0-SUNRISE, whole genome shotgun sequence includes:
- the LOC110939191 gene encoding glutathione transferase GST 23 codes for MGEVKLFWTWTSPYAQRIVWALKLKGIEYETMFEDLANKSRLLLEYNPVHKKVPVLLHDGAPICESLVILEYVDDKWNTTARLLPDDPLARATTRFWAKFCDDQVLASVFKAFVTQGVEQEKATAYTIEKLDIVEKQLTGDKFFSGETIGFLDLVFGWIAVYLEVVEETSGIKILDKERFPLISAWKERFSHVPVIEETLPDRETLISKYQRMRSYFLSKASAKK; via the exons ATGGGAGAGGTGAAGCTTTTCTGGACATGGACAAGCCCATATGCTCAGAGGATTGTTTGGGCACTCAAACTGAAAGGCATAGAGTACGAAACAATGTTTGAAGATCTTGCGAACAAGAGTCGTTTACTACTCGAATACAATCCTGTTCACAAGAAAGTCCCGGTTTTGTTGCATGATGGAGCACCTATATGCGAGTCGCTTGTGATTCTCGAGTATGTTGACGATAAATGGAACACAACTGCTCGCTTGTTACCTGACGATCCGCTTGCCAGAGCCACCACACGTTTCTGGGCAAAGTTTTGTGATGACCAG GTCCTAGCATCGGTATTCAAAGCATTTGTAACCCAAGGGGTGGAGCAAGAAAAGGCAACGGCTTATACCATAGAGAAGCTAGACATCGTTGAAAAACAGCTGACCGGAGATAAATTCTTCAGCGGAGAAACAATAGGATTCTTAGATCTCGTGTTTGGATGGATAGCCGTTTATCTTGAAGTCGTTGAAGAAACAAGTGGTATAAAAATCTTAGACAAAGAGCGGTTTCCTCTTATATCAGCGTGGAAGGAACGGTTTTCTCATGTCCCCGTAATTGAAGAAACCTTGCCCGATAGAGAGACGCTGATTAGCAAGTACCAGCGTATGCGCTCGTATTTCCTCTCCAAAGCTTCAGCTAAGAAGTAA